CATCTATAAGAGGGTCCTGAGATATTTTGTtggcactgtttgcagttctcCTGCTCATCTTGAAAGCGAACCAAATGCCAATTGCATTTTGAACTTCGATCAGGCGGGTTAAAATGGGCAACAAACGATTGCAGCAACTCGGAGACACACTTGCTAATATCATCAGTTGTTGCAATGTCCGCTGTAAATTTGGGGATATCGCCCGTATCATACGCGATAACtatgtcttctttttcttcttcttgaatcCTACATAATTTCAACTCATTCTGAATTATACATTCAACAATGAACAGTGGGGTTTCATTAGCTTTGGCCACGTCCTTCAGTCGACTAAACTGGGAATGATCAGAGAGCTCAGAATCAATAATAATAGAGAGCCCAAATTGGAGCTGGGATTCAACAATTTGGGGTACCATGTGGTAAAATTCTTGGGTTGTGCTGATACAATCGTGAAAGTCATCCTCCTTAAGAAGGAAACATCTAAACGAAGCTGCCAACCAAAGGGCTACTAATCTCCTTTCTGTGCACGGAGGCCCTTTCATTGCTACAATGATTGGATGATAGATTCCTTTTGTAACATCTTTCAGGGAAGCGGCCTCTTGCACCACCCTTTTATATTGCAATTGAAGCTCTTCTTCCAtatcttcttctattttttggcAAGGATTTTTGCTAGGAAAGGATTTGTATAGTCACCTGCAAATTACCAATATTTTTGAGTATAAGAgttgtaaatatatatgtacgtatatatatgttcttttttatacaaatttaaaatttccttGTGCAGAACACAATGAATATCCGTAGAATGCAGAAGATAGATCATGTTGAGCGTCAAATATTACTCAGTTCTAATACTAATGCAGTCTTAAGACTTCCTAATTCCAGAAGTTCAACTAACGTTATTAGTTTTGGCCTCATCTAAATTACTGAAAAGAAAATCTTTCTTTTGAGTAATACACAACAATATAAAGcttttttttctccttaaaaATAGGGTCTTCGAGTTGGAATTTGGTATAAATACAAAACAGATACACATTCAATGAGTATGGTACCGATGTAAGAAGAGAAGCCAGATTCGAACAGATCTGAAGCaaagatctttttttttggtcaaagaGTCATTACTTCCATTTCTCTCTATGCTAATCAACAGAAACCATTAATTAAAAGTAATCGCCTCACCTGAGAGAGAAGAGGGTGAAAATAATACTTAGGGGTTGCGTCGGTTGTTGTTCTTCCTGCGGATCGATCTGCATAAAACCTTTTGAAGAACTAATATCTATGAGAAAGATAGACTAACCCTAACCCACTCTTTTcatcttctatatatatttaattaaatgttgAATTGGGCGTATTGCTCGTAACTTGTGAGACGTTGCAGAGCTTggcttttaaatattaaaataaaaatgtgatgATATAACAGCCCATTAATTGATATAGTCCAATTTAAGTGCTCCACCCAAGGGGAGCATGTGACATGCTTCGTTGTTGGTTATACCATTTTTTCACGAAGAGTAAATTGTCTTTAATCACTAGCATTTAACTTTAATTTGCGTAATTTTTGCGTatcattttttaagttatattgatttctcttgatttttttttattctcattaATATTTAACctattctttaaaaattatcgttagtatttcatttattattacttgaATACAACTATTAAGATTTATATGCCAAAAGAGTGGTGGGAGAATAAGGAAACAATCGAAGAGAGCTGTTGGGGAGAATTGAAGTCAGGAAACAGTCGAGCCCAGACCACAGAAATGCATTTATATTTTCCCTATCTACTTAACATCTTCATTGTGAACTTGGGGGTTTCCCCAGCATCATAGGTATTAGCTGTCTGCAAGAGCTGCCTTTGAAGATTGTTGAGAATCAAATCTGATTCTCAGTGtatattttttgacttattGTTTTTGCTCTATTACTTAGGTTGGCCGACTAGACCAGGtagattgtatttttttttatcttttcttttatgtataaattatacTATTGTacattaaaatgatatataCAGAATTACTCTTGAGACAGatttttacatggtatcagagcaatttGTGATATCCTAGAGCCCTCATCTCTTTCGCCCATTGGCTACCCCCTCTTACGTCTTCCAATTGCTGGCCAAATCCAACTACTTCGTTGCTTGGTTGAACCAACCTGACTCATCCACAGTCGTTTCAGATTGCGCCGCTTTCAGATTTAAGGTGTCAATTATTTTCCACTTTAGAGCTGTAAAATTTCCCTTAACTCACTAAACTCCAAGCACCCATTCATTTCAGCTTCCATGGCAAAGAATGATGAAATTTCACAACCAATTACGCCGCCTTCAAGGGCAACTATGCCCTCTTCCAACATGTATAATGATCCAAATGATCCCTTTTTTTTCCCATCACTCTGACTAGCCAGGCTTGATTCTTATGCTTTATCAATTGACACAGAACAACTATCCCTTCTAGAACCATGCCATGTTTATGGCTTTCACCACCAAGAACAATGATGGTTTTGTAGACGGAGCCTTCAACAACATCCACCAAAGAACACAAACAATGGACTCGTTGCAATCTCCTCGTCAAAGATTGGATTCTCAACACTCTTTCACCCAATATTTCTCACAATGTAATGTATAATGACACTACATTCAAAATCTGGCTAGAGTTGAAAGAGTGTTTCTCTCATGCGAACAATGTGtggttgtttcatgtttacCAAGAGATTTATGAGTGTGTTCAACGTGACATGTATAATGATCCAAACGACCCCTTTTTTCCCCATCAGTCTAACTAGCCAAGCTTGGTTCTTGTGCCTTATCAATTGACACAAAACAACTATCTCTTCTAAAGCCATGCCATGCTCATGGCTTTCACCACCAAGAACAATGATGGTTTTGTAGACGGAGCCTTCAGCAACATCCATCAAAGAACACAAATAATGGACTCGTTGCAATCTCCTCATCAAAGATTGGATCCTCAACACTCTTTCACCCAATATTTCTCACAGTGTAATGTATAATGACACTGCATTCAAAATCTAGCTAGAATTGAAAGAGTGTTTCTCTCATGCGAATAATGTGtggttgtttcatgtttacCAAGAGATTCATGAGTGTGTTCAAGGTGACATGAGCATTAGTGTTTactatacaaaattaaaaagctTGTGGGATACACGAGATGCcctctttcctttttcatctACTAATGGCAGCATGGCAAAATAGTTGGAAGAGTACTAACAAACACAACGCATTATTCAATTCCTCATGAAACTCAACCTCGTTTTTGCAGAAGCTAGAAGGCAAATCCTACTCATGGATCCCTTGAGGCCTGTAAACAAGATATTTTCCCTCATTATTCAAGATGAAAAATAACGAAATATCTCTTCACATATGATTGGAAAAACACTAGATGTAGCTGCCTTTGCTGTCAAATATGGACCaccaaattttaacaaaaattactCACCAAGAAATCCACATCTCAAATGCGATCGCTATAACCTTGTTGGCTATGCCACTGACAATTGACGCCAACATCTTAAATTTGATCATTATGGTTACAAAGGCCACACCATCGACGTATGTCGCAAGCTCAAGTAAACAAATACTCAAGGGGATAAGAAGGGTCCCTCAAACGATTTTTCCAGAGCTCATCATGTTGTTTCCAAATTTGATAAGACTGAAACCTCTTTCCCCTATAGTCTCACTGCTAAACAATATCGTGATCTTCTTGAACTCATTGCTCGAACAAAAATGGTTAGTGTTGCAAATCAAGTGTCAATAGTGAGCAATCTTTCAAGTATCCCCCCTAACTCTCACATATATGATAAGGGTATTAGATGGATCTTTGACAAGGAGCCACTGATTACATGATTTGttcccttattttttttcccagtAGTATATATGTCACCAACCGTTATGTCCATTTACCAAACCATGCTTTTTCTCAAGTCACATATGTAGggataattcatttttctagtAAATTGGTTCTTTATAATGTGCTTTGTGTTccttctttcaaactcaatttgatATTTGTGGTCAAATTGACTCAAACCTCTTCATGTTATACAACCTTTATCAACAACTTTTGTCTTGTGCAGGATCAACATTCAAGGAAGACAATTGGGACAGGAACTAAGCAAGCTAAACTATACTACTTGGATGAGTCGAAGTGTCACGACCTAGACTTAGCTTGGACTTAAATAACCCAGCATCCCCTCCTAGCCAATCGATGTGGTATTCGCCAAGGTCATTTAATTTATCGGTTGCAATGCATTGAGTCCCTGggagtcggctctgataccacactATAACAGCCTAGGCAACCACTTTTTTAAAGGTGACTGTCCAAGCAGCACATATAAGCCCAAGACTCCCTCCAAGTGATGGGTACGATGTAGTGATTAGCAACAGGTGGTTAGAGGAAGGTTGGGAAAAGCAATGCTGGAGggggaagatgagagagagaatatatgagagagaagaggaagCGGTAAAATGGCTATtgtgagaagagaagaaagggcAAAATAGTCATTTAAATCCCTGTAAACCCACATATAAAAACCCtatatgtacaaataacattattctaTTTAAACCTTTCCTTATTAATCTGAttgttttattcatttttctctctttttctatttcttatcTTAATGAACTTAGTGTTAGacgataaattttaattatctcaaccatcatgtcatgtttaagaatataaaaaggTCTCAAATAAcctaaaacaaatataaacggTGAGATATAACTATaatgttttttcaaaaattattaaaataaatatataaatataattaaataaagattaatttaaatctctAATCATGCTCATAGAATCTCGCGGATCCAAAGGCCGAGCTCAGCATCAAGCAACACATTAATGGCCTTCACATTTCTATGACAATTTGTTCATACCTTTCATAAaaatacagttattgtgaaacAGTATCTTTAATGATCTTGAACCTGTGTTCCCAACTCAAAACTATTTTCGATTCATCAAACAAGAATGTATCTAAGTCTACATTAATTAAGCATGAAATCATAGACCAATAGAAGATGAACTCGCCAGCGGTAGAATTATTATTCTAATCTATGTAACAAATTAAACCTTcccttttcaagaaaaaaaattaaattggtggTGGTAAAATCTCAAATCTCAACTTCAAATTGAATTTGTCACGGTTAGAGGAGCTCtttataatttctcaaaatagatgAGAGGTTTCCTAAATTTTCGTCTAACTTCAACGGATGTTAGTATAATTatctaaataattattaacataTCTTATTTATATGAAGGTAATAGTCTTTTTCACATCTCTAATTGTACatttatccatattttattatgtatcacaaaaaataagtttaatacaTATCGTGAtccctcaacaattaaaaatataatcatgaTTCTTAATGTGTAAAACGTCAAAATTtaatatcttaattcttaaaatttgtTACTTTAAGTCATTATCGTGATGGAACGCTAGCGCGTGCTTGAACACATCTAATTTTACAAGTGAACACCGTATTAGCGAGACACATCAACTTAagtttaatacataaatatgatattttgtctatcaataattaaaaaatttaaaatttagttcttgataagaaaaaaagatcaaatttaataatttt
The sequence above is a segment of the Diospyros lotus cultivar Yz01 chromosome 7, ASM1463336v1, whole genome shotgun sequence genome. Coding sequences within it:
- the LOC127806901 gene encoding uncharacterized protein LOC127806901, which gives rise to MEEELQLQYKRVVQEAASLKDVTKGIYHPIIVAMKGPPCTERRLVALWLAASFRCFLLKEDDFHDCISTTQEFYHMVPQIVESQLQFGLSIIIDSELSDHSQFSRLKDVAKANETPLFIVECIIQNELKLCRIQEEEKEDIVIAYDTGDIPKFTADIATTDDISKCVSELLQSFVAHFNPPDRSSKCNWHLVRFQDEQENCKQCQQNISGPSYRCKHCDLIFHKSCTELPQEFSIDTDMNGYVLSLRYADDDHNEDVRCSCCEQLIKGYYYDDCGVKFGQLDLDCIFLPFICTTKFHDYPLFLCFRREDYKCGACGVVSKKRARYVCVECRGDKFISIDPHCALSPETAVYERHCHPFKLTLSPAQEQDDSCKPVYCDFCTEEIDPNYWMYCCAENCYTAHLRCLVPAEKVLPRPDPDS